Within Bacillus sp. FJAT-45350, the genomic segment TTCAGGATGGTTTGTACATATTACAATATCAGGATGTATTAATTTCACAAAGACAATCTCTTCTTCAGTATTCGGTGTCCATGTAACTATTTTATAACCACGTGCAATATAATGCTCTGCAAATTCTTTAGTCAAAAAAGGAAAAGCGATTGAAATAACTGTAGAACCTGTTAACTCAAGCTGTTCCTCTAGTAATGTAACACTCCCCGCAAACACTAATCCAGTTTCTATTAAAGGTTCATTTTTTAATTCCTTTATTTTCTGATGATCAAATGATGTGATAACAACCTCATGTTCCATCTCATATTTTTTAACTAAAGCAACAACCGTATTAATTATCTTTGGATAAAAATAACCAGCAGACTTTAATTCCAGGTTCAACCGTATTCTTCCTTTTGCTCTTATTAGTAATTCTTCTAACGTAGGTATCTTCTCTCCTTCATACTCTTCTGAGTACCATGACCCTGCATCAAGTTCTTTAAGTTCAGACAAGGTTTTGCCATTTACTAACCCCGTACCATTCGTTGTTCGTTCTAATGTAAAATCATGAATTAAAACCGGTACACCGTCTTTAGACATGTGAACATCTGTCTCTATCGAATCAATCTTATCTTCATTAATAGCCAACTCAAAAGCTGCTAATGTATTTTCAGGTGCCTTACCTGACCAGCCTCGATGCGCCATGCACTTATTCATCTACAACACACCCTTTCGAGAGCAATTGTTTATTGTTAATGATTAATTAGGAAAAACTTTATTTCCAGTTCATACAAGAAAAGGACTTATTATATTTTACTAGTTATATTTTACCTAGAATATATACTCATAAGTTAGCTCCTAGAAGCTATTCTTCCTTTATAGGTAGTTTAGTAATACTATTCGCGATAAAGTGGATAAATCCATCCTTTAGAAATAACTTTTTTAGTACTAACGAAATAAATTTTTGTAATATTTTGTCGAGTGTATTGCTGTTTTATCATATTTTGTTTATAATTGTCTAAACGCTATATTCAAAGTGTTTATAATAAAAATAACGATAATGGCAAACTTATTTAAAGATAAGGACGCAAAGCCACGGACCTAAGTCACATGTTGATATGGTAGCCGAGCCGCCGAAGGATACTGGATCAAAAAGGTGAACCTATTCTTGAGGTTTACCTTTTTTTATTAAGTAAATAAAGGATGGGTCGATTATTTTGTCTATTGAAATGTTTATTCGAGAAGAGGAATTCTATCATTATTTTCAGCCAATCTACAGCTTAGGATCTTTTGAAAGGTTGGGGTATGAGGTCCTACTTAGGTCTAATGTTTATGCTAATCCTGAAATCGCTTTCTTAGAAGCAAAAAAAGCAAAAAAGCTTTATGAGTTGGATTCGCGGTCCATTCATAAAGCCCTCTGCACCTACCATTCAGCAGGACAATCAAAAAATGGAGAAACTTTATTTTTAAATGTCTTTCCATCGACGATTTTACATAATAACTTTCCCATTTTTCTCAAGAGAATTATTACTGAAAACTATCTAACTAGTCAACAGATTGTACTTGAAATTTCCGAATCTGAGGTTATTGATGATTTTTGCATATTTAAATCAAGGATACTAGAACTAAAAAAACTGGGTTTCTTAATTGCAATTGACGATATTGGAAGAGGTTATGCTAATTTTCAATCAATAATTGAACTAGATCCGGATTATCTTAAATTGGATCGATATTTAGCAAAAGATTTACATTTGTCAAAGCAAAAACAAAACCTTATTACCTTCCTACACAGCTATTGTGAGCGAGAAAATAAACATCTAATATTAGAAGGTTTAGAAGATGATAATGAATTATCCGTAGCTAAAACATTGGGAATTCCTTATGGACAAGGGTATTTATTAGGAAAACCAGCTTCATTAAGTAATGTTGTTATGTGTTAATATCAAGTGCTAGCCACTTAAACAAAAAATCGATAAAGTATACATTATGTATACTTTATCGATTTTTAATAAGATAACACTGTTTTGTTACGTCCTTCTCTTTTTGATTGATATAACGCACCATCTACCCGTTTAAGAAATGAATTTATATCTTCACCTGCCTGATAACAACCCACACCTAAAGAAATTGTAATATATCCACCAGTAGGACTAATTGTATGGCTTACATTTTCACGCATTCTCTCAGCAATATTCATCGCATCATTATCATTTGTATTTGGCAACAAAATAATGAACTCTTCACCACCTAGTCTCACACATACATCAACACTTCTGACAAACTCTTTCATCTTCTTAGATAAAAATATTAAGACTTCGTCACCCATCTGATGGCCAAATTCGTCGTTAACTTTTTTAAAGTAATCAATATCAATAATAATGAGGGAGAAAGGCTTTTGTTCATTCTTCAATTGAACTAATGTTTCATCGAAATATCGTCTATTTCCGAGTCCTGTTAGTGGATCGGTCAGTGAATTAGTTTTATAGGTATTAATACTACTTTCTTTTATTTGCACAAAATTTTCTAATGTTTTATTTAATTGTTCAGCCTCAAAATACCATGTTGGAATATCTGGCTTTTCAGTTTTTAACGTATCTGACTCATTATTAAAAATAAAAAGTGCTAATTTTCGAAGCGGAGAAGCTAATCTATCTGTGAAAAACACAGTGCATATAATAAGCAAGATTACAAATGGGATTGAATACAAAAAGACCTTCTGAACCAAGTTCCAAACCGGAGCAATTGCCACACTATAAGGAGTTTGTGATACGACGCCCCACTGGCTAGACGGTATATATGTGTATCCTGCAAGAAAGTCTATCCCCTGTGAGTTTGTAATGAATTGCGAACCACTTTCACCATCAATTAAGCTTTCAATTACTTCATTATTCCTAACAACTTCTCCAATACGATTTACATCAGGATGATATAATAATGTGCCATTATTATCTACAACGTAAACATATGAACCATCTTTAGCATAATGTTCACCTAATATCGTTCTTATAATATTATCTTCTTGTAAATAAACAGTACCTGCTAAAAAACCTATATAATTTCCTTCTTCACCCCATAATGGCGTAGACACCATAAGAATCAAGCGATTGGAAATAGAAATATAAGGATCTGATATGAGAGTTTTTTTATGCAGTAGAGATTCGTTCGCCCCCAAGGATGTAAGTTTTTCACCTTCAATACCTACGTAGGGTGATGCACTTATGATAATACCCTCATTATTAACTACTGCGACTGAATTAAAATCCTTACTACTATGCAACAATCGCTCTAATTTTCCATCTATATTACGACCATGAGTTAAATCATCCGCAATATCATATTGTCTTTGTTTTAATACAAATGTCATTGTTGTAAAAACTTCATCTGCTAATTGTGCAAGCTTTTCAGAATATACACTGTTAATTTCTAATGAATGATTGACTACGTTTTGCTTAGTTACAACATAGGCAGAGAATAACGTAGAAAATAATATACTTATGATAACGAAAAAAGTAAGTAATAATATCCAGAAGCGTAAAGTTTTCTTCATGATCCATTCCTTTAACTATCAATTCAATATTTTAACAATTAATAGTATAACAAATATTTGAAGAAAAGTATTATCTTTTAAAAGAATCAACATGGTTTATCTTCCTCAATAAAAAGCCTACTAAGTATATAATTAACTATATCTTAGTAGGCTTTCCTTTTTTGTTACTATACAGTTGTTGTTTCGTTTAATAGCGCATTTTCAATCGTAACATAATCATATCCTAAGTCTCTAGCAACAGCTTCATACGTAACTGCTCCACCTGCAACATTTAACCCTAATGCTAATGCTGGATTTTCTTGTAATGCTTGTGTCACACCTTTGTTAGCAATCTGAAGTGCATATGGTACTGTGACATTTGTAAGAGCTAATGTCGATGTTCTTGGTACAGCACCTGGCATGTTTGCTACAGCATAGTGTACAACGTCATGCTTAACATATGTTGGGTTATCATGCGTTGTAATTTTGTCTACAGTCTCAATAATTCCACCTTGATCAATTGCTACATCAACGACTACTGAACCTGGTTTCATTGACTTAATCATGTCTTCGGTCACTAATTTAGGTGCTTTTGCTCCTGGAATTAGTACAGCTCCAATTAATAAATCACTCTCAGCAACTGCTTCAGCAATGTTTAATGGGTTTGACATTAATGTATTAATTTCATTACCAAAGATATCATCAAGCTGACGTAAGCGTTCCGGACTTAAATCAATAATTGTTACGTCTGCTCCTAATCCCATTGCAAGCTTAGCTGCATTCGTTCCAACAACTCCACCACCGATAACCGTTACCTTACCACGTTTCACTCCTGGTACACCAGCTAACAGAATTCCCTTACCACCCTTTGGCTTCTCAAGAAATTGAGCTCCAATTTGTGCAGCCATTCTTCCTGCTACTTCACTCATTGGCGTAAGTAATGGTAATGTACGATTTACCTCTACTGTTTCATAAGCAATTGCAGTAACCTCACTCTTTACTAGAGCTTCTGCTAGCTTAGGTTCTGCAGCTAAATGAAGATAAGTGAATAAGATATGTCCCTTTTTAAAATAAGCATACTCCTCTTGAAGAGGTTCTTTTACCTTCATCACCATTTCAGCACGAGCCCATACTTCGGCAGATTGTTCTACCATTTCTGCCCCCGCTGCTACATAAGCTATATCTTCAAAACCACTGCCTTCTCCTGCACTTTTTTCTATTAAAACCGTATGTCCTCCATTTACAAAGCTAAGTACTCCTGCCGGTGTTAAAGCCACACGATTTTCATTATTTTTAATTTCCTTAGGTACACCAATAATCATTTATCTTCCTCCTCCAAGTTCTTCTATAATAAGTATACAAGGATAGGAAAATAGTTACTTTGTTTAGAATATAAAAAGTTAGGAAGACTCTTTGTGTAATTTTACAAACCTAATAGTAGGGAGCAAGGCAAAAGAGAAAAAAACCCTTTTCCTTTCTCCCTACAATAACCTACGTAATTTATACTCTAAGTATAAATCTAATTTCTCTTTCGGATCAGACAGGTTAAT encodes:
- a CDS encoding EAL domain-containing protein yields the protein MSIEMFIREEEFYHYFQPIYSLGSFERLGYEVLLRSNVYANPEIAFLEAKKAKKLYELDSRSIHKALCTYHSAGQSKNGETLFLNVFPSTILHNNFPIFLKRIITENYLTSQQIVLEISESEVIDDFCIFKSRILELKKLGFLIAIDDIGRGYANFQSIIELDPDYLKLDRYLAKDLHLSKQKQNLITFLHSYCERENKHLILEGLEDDNELSVAKTLGIPYGQGYLLGKPASLSNVVMC
- a CDS encoding glycerophosphodiester phosphodiesterase, producing the protein MNKCMAHRGWSGKAPENTLAAFELAINEDKIDSIETDVHMSKDGVPVLIHDFTLERTTNGTGLVNGKTLSELKELDAGSWYSEEYEGEKIPTLEELLIRAKGRIRLNLELKSAGYFYPKIINTVVALVKKYEMEHEVVITSFDHQKIKELKNEPLIETGLVFAGSVTLLEEQLELTGSTVISIAFPFLTKEFAEHYIARGYKIVTWTPNTEEEIVFVKLIHPDIVICTNHPEKVIN
- the ald gene encoding alanine dehydrogenase gives rise to the protein MIIGVPKEIKNNENRVALTPAGVLSFVNGGHTVLIEKSAGEGSGFEDIAYVAAGAEMVEQSAEVWARAEMVMKVKEPLQEEYAYFKKGHILFTYLHLAAEPKLAEALVKSEVTAIAYETVEVNRTLPLLTPMSEVAGRMAAQIGAQFLEKPKGGKGILLAGVPGVKRGKVTVIGGGVVGTNAAKLAMGLGADVTIIDLSPERLRQLDDIFGNEINTLMSNPLNIAEAVAESDLLIGAVLIPGAKAPKLVTEDMIKSMKPGSVVVDVAIDQGGIIETVDKITTHDNPTYVKHDVVHYAVANMPGAVPRTSTLALTNVTVPYALQIANKGVTQALQENPALALGLNVAGGAVTYEAVARDLGYDYVTIENALLNETTTV
- a CDS encoding sensor domain-containing diguanylate cyclase, producing the protein MKKTLRFWILLLTFFVIISILFSTLFSAYVVTKQNVVNHSLEINSVYSEKLAQLADEVFTTMTFVLKQRQYDIADDLTHGRNIDGKLERLLHSSKDFNSVAVVNNEGIIISASPYVGIEGEKLTSLGANESLLHKKTLISDPYISISNRLILMVSTPLWGEEGNYIGFLAGTVYLQEDNIIRTILGEHYAKDGSYVYVVDNNGTLLYHPDVNRIGEVVRNNEVIESLIDGESGSQFITNSQGIDFLAGYTYIPSSQWGVVSQTPYSVAIAPVWNLVQKVFLYSIPFVILLIICTVFFTDRLASPLRKLALFIFNNESDTLKTEKPDIPTWYFEAEQLNKTLENFVQIKESSINTYKTNSLTDPLTGLGNRRYFDETLVQLKNEQKPFSLIIIDIDYFKKVNDEFGHQMGDEVLIFLSKKMKEFVRSVDVCVRLGGEEFIILLPNTNDNDAMNIAERMRENVSHTISPTGGYITISLGVGCYQAGEDINSFLKRVDGALYQSKREGRNKTVLSY